A genomic segment from Bryobacteraceae bacterium encodes:
- a CDS encoding cytochrome c peroxidase has translation MRGDLRGFKLWCAGWIALAALPHVTAQPLRSLKTAPVPEPAGLAEYVAERAALVALGKALFWDMQAGSDGRTACATCHFHAGADHRIQNQIVDPNNPFPANARLSLGGFPLRNLVDPGDRNSAVIWDAEMRVGSAGLLRGLFEGVVPGRPVDAGTQSLDRPEFSVGGLQVRRVTVRNAPSVINAVHSVRNFWDGRAEREFNAADPFGDRSGSARPVLRVVDGRLEPHTVRLDPASLASQALGPVLDSLEMSYQGRTWPALGRKMLSLAPLAYQRVSTSDSVLGPMARTEGRGLAEGVTYLSMVRNAFRREFWEWLGPVAEAAGEYSQAEYNFPLFWGLAILAYESTLVSDDAPFDRFMDGDAGALSGPELAGMQIFQQNGRCTQCHGGAEFSAAGFSAAQQGRRGNAGRAFQRTGVRTAVEDGGRGNGNFRSIQLRNVELTGPFFHNGGQATLEQVIEFYSRGGDFAPNNLRPFNANATQRSNLVAFLKSLTDDRVRFERAPFDHPELCVPSGHIEEQPGVLQAGALAGFPRAAAERWLSVPAVGAGGNSVPLQDFKELLTGAGADGTRAHAMQIPCAAPLP, from the coding sequence ATGAGGGGCGATCTTAGGGGTTTCAAACTCTGGTGCGCCGGTTGGATTGCGCTGGCGGCGCTGCCGCACGTGACCGCCCAGCCGTTGCGTTCGCTGAAGACGGCGCCGGTTCCCGAGCCCGCCGGTCTCGCCGAGTACGTGGCCGAACGCGCGGCGCTGGTGGCGCTCGGCAAAGCGCTGTTCTGGGACATGCAGGCTGGCAGCGACGGACGAACCGCCTGCGCGACCTGCCACTTCCACGCCGGCGCCGATCACCGTATCCAAAACCAGATCGTCGACCCCAACAATCCTTTCCCCGCCAACGCCCGCCTCAGCCTCGGCGGTTTCCCGCTGCGAAACCTGGTCGATCCCGGAGATCGCAACTCCGCCGTGATTTGGGATGCGGAGATGCGCGTAGGTTCGGCCGGACTCCTGCGAGGGCTGTTCGAAGGCGTCGTTCCCGGCCGGCCGGTGGATGCGGGCACGCAGTCGCTCGACCGGCCCGAGTTCTCGGTTGGCGGGCTGCAGGTGCGCCGCGTAACCGTGCGCAATGCCCCATCCGTAATCAACGCGGTGCACAGTGTCCGCAACTTCTGGGACGGGCGGGCCGAACGCGAGTTCAACGCGGCGGACCCGTTCGGCGACCGGTCGGGCTCAGCGCGTCCGGTGCTGCGAGTGGTCGACGGGCGGCTGGAACCGCATACGGTCCGCCTCGATCCGGCGAGCCTGGCGTCGCAGGCCTTGGGTCCGGTTCTGGACTCGCTCGAGATGTCGTACCAAGGCCGGACTTGGCCGGCCCTGGGCCGAAAGATGCTGAGCCTTGCTCCGCTCGCGTACCAGCGCGTTTCGACGTCCGATAGCGTGCTCGGCCCGATGGCGCGCACCGAGGGACGTGGGCTAGCCGAAGGCGTCACCTATCTGAGCATGGTGCGGAATGCGTTTCGGCGAGAGTTCTGGGAGTGGCTGGGGCCGGTGGCAGAGGCCGCTGGCGAGTATTCGCAGGCCGAGTACAACTTCCCACTGTTCTGGGGTCTGGCGATTCTCGCCTACGAATCGACCCTCGTTTCCGACGACGCGCCGTTCGACCGTTTCATGGATGGCGACGCCGGTGCGCTCTCCGGCCCCGAACTCGCCGGGATGCAGATCTTCCAGCAGAACGGCCGGTGCACACAGTGTCATGGCGGCGCCGAGTTCTCAGCGGCGGGCTTCAGCGCGGCGCAGCAGGGCAGGCGCGGCAACGCGGGACGCGCTTTCCAGCGTACCGGCGTGAGAACGGCGGTCGAAGACGGCGGTCGCGGCAATGGCAACTTCCGGTCCATCCAACTGCGCAACGTCGAACTCACCGGGCCTTTCTTTCATAACGGCGGCCAGGCGACCCTCGAGCAGGTGATCGAATTCTATTCGCGGGGCGGCGACTTCGCGCCGAACAATCTGCGCCCGTTCAACGCCAACGCCACACAGCGGTCCAACCTCGTGGCGTTCCTGAAATCGCTCACCGACGACCGGGTGCGATTCGAGCGCGCGCCGTTCGATCATCCGGAGCTGTGCGTTCCATCCGGGCACATCGAAGAGCAACCGGGCGTGCTGCAGGCGGGCGCGCTCGCCGGATTCCCTCGCGCCGCCGCCGAGCGATGGCTGTCGGTGCCGGCCGTTGGCGCGGGAGGGAACAGCGTCCCTCTGCAGGACTTCAAGGAACTGTTGACGGGCGCCGGCGCGGATGGAACCCGCGCGCACGCGATGCAGATCCCGTGCGCCGCGCCGCTTCCTTAG
- a CDS encoding alpha-ketoacid dehydrogenase subunit beta → MAQITYLEAIRQGIWEEMERDENVFLLGEDLGIYGGAFKITAGMLDRFGGRRVVDTPISESAIVGAAIGASFMGLRPVAEMQFADFITCGFDQIVNFAAKCRYRWNAPAPLVVRAPSGGGIHGGPFHSQNPEAWFVHTPGLKVVQPATAYDAKGLIKSAIRDNDPVIFFEHKALYRRVKGEVPEGDYTVPLGKAAIHRAGRDMTVITYGAMVHVATEAADVLAREGVEVEIVDLRTLLPIDEETVLESVKKTSKAIVLHEDTLTGGIGGEISARINEKAFEWLDGPVLRIAAPDTPVPFSGPLEEAFLPNVAKVLEKARWLAKY, encoded by the coding sequence ATGGCGCAGATCACCTACCTCGAGGCAATCCGCCAAGGGATCTGGGAAGAGATGGAACGCGACGAGAACGTGTTCCTCCTCGGCGAGGATCTGGGCATCTACGGCGGCGCATTCAAGATCACGGCCGGAATGCTGGATCGCTTTGGCGGGCGCCGCGTTGTCGACACTCCTATTTCGGAATCGGCCATCGTCGGCGCCGCCATCGGCGCGAGCTTCATGGGTCTGCGTCCGGTGGCGGAGATGCAATTCGCCGATTTCATTACGTGCGGCTTCGACCAGATCGTCAACTTCGCCGCCAAGTGCCGCTACCGGTGGAACGCTCCGGCGCCGCTGGTGGTGCGCGCGCCGAGCGGCGGCGGGATCCATGGCGGTCCGTTCCACTCTCAGAATCCGGAAGCGTGGTTCGTCCATACGCCGGGCCTGAAGGTGGTGCAGCCAGCGACGGCGTACGACGCCAAGGGGCTGATCAAATCCGCCATTCGCGATAACGATCCCGTGATCTTCTTCGAGCACAAGGCGCTCTACCGCCGGGTAAAGGGCGAAGTGCCCGAGGGCGACTACACGGTTCCGCTGGGCAAGGCGGCCATTCACCGTGCCGGCCGGGACATGACGGTGATCACTTACGGCGCGATGGTCCATGTCGCGACCGAGGCGGCCGATGTGCTTGCGCGCGAAGGCGTCGAGGTGGAGATCGTCGATCTGCGCACGCTGCTGCCGATTGACGAAGAGACGGTACTTGAAAGCGTGAAGAAGACTTCGAAGGCAATCGTTCTTCACGAAGACACGCTCACCGGCGGCATCGGCGGCGAGATCAGCGCGCGGATCAACGAAAAGGCCTTCGAGTGGCTGGATGGCCCGGTGCTGCGCATCGCGGCGCCGGACACGCCGGTTCCGTTCAGCGGGCCTCTCGAGGAGGCCTTCCTGCCGAACGTGGCGAAGGTCCTCGAGAAGGCGCGCTGGCTGGCCAAGTACTGA
- a CDS encoding long-chain fatty acid--CoA ligase translates to MARAVTAAAPGHGTFVLMAERTVFTLLEEAASNWGDAPALYEPSRTEESPWRAFSWNEYKRFAIEIAAGLIHLGVRHGDIVAIDSETRAEFYFADLGVVTAGAVSAALYTSYPPAEHVKTLRQLAPKAVFVEDSRTLSALLSAADPPVDARWILLDGQGDPESGADDVLTLAQLRDLGRNAIARDPDLPDRMRSRLRASDNAILYLTSGATGEPKMGLATHAAVVANCDIGAQAVPIGPEDCSIAFLPSAHITQRIAMQMFPLRMGMPVYFSKGLSRLPHELKSVRPTFFVAPPRVWERMYTSICTELKKRPAVTQRIFWFALGVGGEAARRRQRNRSVPMWMDRALAMANRMVFAQIRERLGGRLRMAISGAAPLGRDMADFYAAIGLPIHEGYGLTEGGIVALNPYGQARSGSIGKPLPGVDVKIAEDGEILFQSPTAFAGYYKSPEATAAILRDGWLHTGDVGEFDADGYLYITGRKKEVLVSSNGKKIYPAQIESLFKMEPLINQVLLLGDRQSYVAALFTLNPAVAEGQPGLDAAAEVKRIVQKVNRQLAPFEQIRRYHVMDRDFRIEDGELTPTMKLRRARVIENHREIVSNLFLGKEG, encoded by the coding sequence GTGGCTCGCGCGGTAACCGCCGCCGCTCCCGGCCATGGTACTTTTGTCCTGATGGCCGAACGGACGGTGTTCACGCTCCTCGAGGAAGCGGCATCCAATTGGGGCGACGCACCCGCCCTCTATGAGCCCTCACGCACCGAAGAATCGCCTTGGCGCGCCTTCTCCTGGAACGAATACAAGCGGTTCGCCATCGAGATCGCGGCCGGCCTCATCCACCTCGGGGTTCGCCACGGCGACATCGTCGCGATCGATTCGGAAACGCGCGCCGAGTTCTACTTCGCCGACCTGGGCGTGGTGACGGCCGGCGCGGTCTCCGCCGCCCTCTACACCAGCTATCCGCCCGCCGAGCACGTCAAGACGCTCCGTCAACTCGCGCCCAAGGCCGTGTTCGTCGAGGATTCGCGCACGCTCTCGGCGCTGCTTTCCGCGGCCGATCCGCCGGTGGACGCGCGTTGGATCCTCCTCGACGGCCAGGGCGACCCGGAGTCTGGCGCGGACGATGTCCTCACTCTGGCGCAACTCCGGGATCTCGGCCGCAACGCCATCGCCCGCGACCCCGATCTGCCGGATCGGATGCGCTCTCGCCTCCGCGCCTCCGACAACGCCATCCTTTACCTCACGTCCGGCGCCACCGGAGAGCCGAAAATGGGGCTCGCCACGCATGCCGCCGTCGTCGCCAACTGCGATATCGGCGCGCAGGCCGTCCCCATCGGGCCGGAGGATTGTTCCATCGCCTTTCTGCCATCGGCCCACATCACGCAGCGAATCGCGATGCAGATGTTTCCGCTCCGCATGGGCATGCCGGTGTACTTTTCGAAAGGCCTCAGCCGCCTGCCGCACGAGCTGAAATCGGTGCGCCCCACGTTCTTCGTCGCGCCGCCGCGCGTTTGGGAACGCATGTATACGAGCATATGTACGGAGTTGAAGAAGCGCCCGGCGGTTACGCAGCGCATCTTCTGGTTCGCGCTCGGCGTCGGCGGCGAAGCGGCGCGCCGCAGGCAGCGCAACCGTTCCGTTCCGATGTGGATGGACCGGGCGCTCGCCATGGCCAACCGCATGGTCTTCGCGCAGATCCGGGAGCGCCTTGGCGGACGCCTGCGGATGGCCATCAGCGGCGCCGCTCCGCTGGGGCGGGACATGGCCGATTTCTATGCCGCCATCGGGCTGCCCATTCACGAAGGGTATGGACTCACCGAGGGCGGCATCGTCGCGCTGAATCCGTACGGACAGGCACGCTCGGGCTCGATCGGCAAGCCGCTTCCCGGAGTGGACGTGAAGATTGCCGAAGACGGCGAGATCCTGTTCCAAAGCCCCACCGCGTTTGCCGGCTACTACAAGTCGCCGGAGGCGACGGCGGCGATCCTGCGCGACGGCTGGCTTCACACCGGCGACGTCGGCGAGTTCGACGCCGACGGCTACCTCTACATCACCGGGCGCAAGAAGGAAGTTCTCGTCTCATCGAATGGCAAGAAGATCTACCCGGCGCAGATCGAGTCCCTGTTCAAGATGGAACCGCTCATCAATCAGGTGCTCCTGCTGGGGGACCGGCAGTCCTACGTGGCGGCGCTGTTCACGTTGAATCCAGCGGTGGCGGAAGGGCAGCCGGGCCTGGACGCCGCGGCGGAAGTGAAGCGGATCGTCCAGAAGGTGAACCGCCAGCTTGCCCCGTTCGAGCAGATCCGCCGGTATCACGTGATGGATCGCGACTTCCGGATCGAAGATGGGGAATTGACGCCGACGATGAAGTTGCGGCGCGCGCGCGTGATCGAAAATCACCGGGAAATCGTCAGTAATCTGTTCCTCGGAAAAGAGGGATGA
- a CDS encoding multiheme c-type cytochrome, whose product MRLLAVSFVLAALPVLAETCIECHKNTTPGIVTDWQLSKHSKNGIDCAVCHGSEHTSANDVAKVGIPTPDTCSMCHPTQVNQFKSGKHAAAWAAMKAMPTFHWQPMAMTDGMKGCGGCHKLGLKTEAEMKELKKTSAGFGVASCDACHTRHTFSTVEAKQPQACQTCHMGFDHPQWEMYSASKHGVRALLKQTGTLPESASAPTCQTCHMQEGNHTVGTAWGFLAVRLPMPEDKQWAADRATILKGLGVLDPDGKPTARLDVVKAASVARLTQEDWQRERDKMINTCAQCHSRNFAGEQLKKGDDMIRETDRLLAQAIEIVAGLYKDGTLAKPQAYAYPYPDLLTFHDAPTPIEQKLFVMHLEHRMRAFQGTFHANPDYALWYGWSEMQRDLTEIRYLAKEMREKKK is encoded by the coding sequence ATGCGCTTACTCGCCGTGTCGTTCGTGCTGGCAGCCCTGCCCGTGCTCGCCGAAACCTGTATCGAATGTCATAAGAACACCACGCCTGGCATCGTAACGGACTGGCAGTTGAGCAAGCACAGCAAGAACGGCATCGATTGCGCCGTCTGCCACGGCAGCGAACATACTTCGGCCAACGACGTAGCCAAGGTCGGCATCCCGACGCCCGACACCTGCTCAATGTGCCACCCGACCCAGGTGAACCAGTTCAAGAGCGGCAAGCACGCCGCCGCCTGGGCCGCGATGAAGGCGATGCCGACGTTCCACTGGCAGCCGATGGCGATGACCGACGGCATGAAAGGCTGCGGCGGCTGCCACAAGCTCGGCCTGAAGACCGAAGCGGAAATGAAGGAACTCAAGAAGACTTCGGCCGGATTCGGCGTCGCCTCCTGCGACGCCTGCCACACGCGCCACACCTTCTCCACCGTGGAAGCCAAGCAGCCGCAAGCCTGCCAGACCTGCCACATGGGCTTCGACCATCCGCAGTGGGAGATGTACTCGGCCTCGAAGCACGGCGTGCGGGCATTGCTGAAGCAGACCGGCACGCTGCCCGAATCCGCGTCAGCGCCCACCTGCCAGACCTGCCACATGCAGGAAGGCAACCACACCGTCGGCACCGCCTGGGGCTTCCTTGCCGTCCGCCTGCCGATGCCCGAAGACAAGCAATGGGCCGCCGACCGCGCGACCATCCTCAAAGGCCTCGGCGTGCTCGACCCCGACGGCAAGCCCACCGCCCGGCTCGACGTGGTGAAAGCCGCGAGCGTCGCCCGCCTCACCCAGGAAGACTGGCAGCGCGAGCGCGACAAGATGATCAACACCTGCGCCCAGTGCCACTCCCGCAACTTCGCCGGAGAACAGTTGAAGAAGGGCGACGACATGATCCGCGAGACGGACCGGCTGCTCGCGCAGGCGATCGAGATCGTGGCCGGTCTTTACAAGGATGGCACTCTCGCCAAACCGCAGGCCTACGCCTACCCCTACCCGGACCTGCTCACTTTCCACGACGCCCCGACGCCCATTGAGCAAAAGCTCTTCGTGATGCACCTCGAGCATCGCATGCGCGCCTTCCAGGGAACCTTCCACGCCAACCCAGACTACGCACTGTGGTACGGCTGGAGCGAGATGCAACGCGATCTCACCGAGATCAGGTATCTGGCGAAGGAGATGCGGGAGAAGAAGAAGTAG
- a CDS encoding alpha/beta hydrolase, whose translation MTAIPLLAASAGLEDRVEHLYADSNGVKIHYAALGPKEAPLVVMIHGFPDFWYSWRHQMDALAKTHRVAALDLRGYNLSDKPDGVENYDMKLLAGDVLAVIRHAGRERAVVAGHDWGGAIAWSVAMFAPQAVERLIVVNLPHPRGLGRELANNPEQQKNSQYARDFQQPGAHEKLTPEMLAGFAVPESERPKYIEAFRRSSFEAMLNYYKRNYPRPPYREPEGDMPKVNVPVLLFHGLKDRALLPAALNGTWEWVGSELTLVTLPDAGHWSHWDAADRVTAAMAAWLAR comes from the coding sequence ATGACGGCCATCCCTCTTCTCGCCGCCTCTGCCGGTCTCGAAGACCGCGTGGAGCACCTGTACGCCGATTCGAACGGCGTGAAGATCCACTACGCCGCGCTTGGTCCGAAAGAGGCGCCGCTCGTTGTGATGATCCACGGCTTTCCCGATTTCTGGTACTCGTGGCGTCACCAGATGGACGCGCTTGCCAAGACGCATCGCGTGGCGGCGCTGGACCTGCGCGGCTACAACCTCAGCGACAAGCCAGATGGCGTTGAGAACTACGATATGAAACTGCTCGCCGGCGATGTGCTGGCCGTGATTCGTCACGCCGGCCGGGAACGCGCCGTCGTGGCGGGCCACGATTGGGGCGGCGCCATCGCCTGGTCCGTGGCGATGTTCGCTCCGCAGGCGGTGGAGCGGCTGATCGTGGTGAATCTGCCCCATCCGCGCGGGCTCGGGCGTGAGTTGGCCAACAACCCGGAACAACAGAAGAACTCGCAATACGCGCGGGACTTTCAGCAGCCGGGCGCGCACGAGAAGCTGACTCCCGAAATGCTCGCGGGCTTCGCCGTTCCCGAGTCCGAACGGCCGAAATATATCGAGGCCTTCCGGCGCTCGAGCTTCGAGGCGATGCTCAACTACTACAAGCGCAACTACCCGCGTCCGCCTTACCGCGAGCCCGAGGGGGATATGCCGAAAGTGAACGTGCCGGTGCTGCTGTTTCACGGACTGAAAGACCGCGCGCTGCTGCCTGCGGCGCTCAATGGCACGTGGGAATGGGTGGGCTCCGAACTAACGCTCGTGACCCTGCCCGATGCCGGGCACTGGTCGCATTGGGATGCGGCGGACCGGGTTACAGCGGCGATGGCCGCGTGGCTCGCGCGGTAA
- a CDS encoding thiamine pyrophosphate-dependent dehydrogenase E1 component subunit alpha: MRSFAPSLTSPEIESSEAELSHRFFYYLNLQREAEDRIERKLYRQGKILGGVYVGRGQEAIGIGSGLVAHPDDVLFPCHRDLGLYFLRGISPREVFAQYMGRVGGLTRGRDGNMHMGDLSRRIVAIISAMAASVPVSVGAAMALRYQGSPNIAFNYFGDGATSRGDWHEGLNLAAVQKAPVVFICNNNQYAYSTPLEKQMACADVADRGPAYGIHSEIVDGNDVFAVHEATRRAAAHCREGLGPYLLECKTFRMTGHSAHDAGDYVPKHLWDEWGAKDPIARLRKRMIESGWATSDELDEIAREVRVEIDEAIAWADASPFPDPSTLEFGVYEETRADAVWKNGGDR, encoded by the coding sequence GTGAGATCGTTCGCACCGTCCCTCACATCGCCGGAAATCGAATCCTCCGAAGCTGAGCTTTCGCACCGGTTTTTCTACTACCTCAATCTCCAGCGCGAAGCCGAGGACCGGATTGAGCGCAAGCTCTACCGCCAAGGCAAGATTCTGGGGGGAGTATACGTAGGCCGGGGCCAGGAAGCGATCGGCATCGGCAGCGGGCTCGTCGCCCATCCGGACGATGTGTTGTTCCCTTGCCATCGGGATCTCGGCCTCTATTTCTTGCGCGGCATTTCGCCGCGCGAAGTGTTCGCGCAGTACATGGGCCGCGTTGGCGGGCTCACGCGCGGGCGCGACGGCAATATGCACATGGGCGATCTGAGCCGCCGGATCGTCGCGATCATCAGCGCCATGGCGGCTTCCGTTCCGGTGTCGGTGGGCGCGGCGATGGCGCTTCGCTACCAGGGATCACCGAACATCGCGTTCAACTATTTCGGCGACGGCGCCACCAGCCGCGGAGACTGGCACGAAGGGCTGAACCTCGCTGCGGTCCAGAAAGCGCCGGTGGTGTTCATCTGCAATAACAATCAATACGCGTATTCGACTCCGCTCGAAAAGCAGATGGCCTGCGCCGACGTGGCCGACCGCGGTCCGGCCTATGGAATTCATTCGGAAATCGTGGATGGCAACGATGTCTTCGCTGTCCATGAAGCCACTCGCCGCGCGGCGGCCCATTGCCGCGAGGGCCTTGGTCCGTACCTGCTGGAGTGCAAGACCTTCCGCATGACGGGCCACTCCGCCCACGATGCCGGCGACTATGTGCCCAAGCACCTTTGGGACGAATGGGGCGCCAAGGACCCCATCGCCCGCCTGCGCAAGCGCATGATCGAAAGCGGCTGGGCCACTTCGGACGAACTCGACGAAATCGCGCGGGAAGTGCGCGTCGAGATCGACGAGGCGATTGCCTGGGCCGATGCCAGTCCGTTCCCCGATCCTTCCACGCTCGAGTTCGGCGTCTATGAAGAAACCCGCGCCGATGCGGTCTGGAAGAACGGGGGCGACCGGTAG